In Luteimonas viscosa, the following proteins share a genomic window:
- the fliJ gene encoding flagellar export protein FliJ — MRSQRLDPLLRIMQQRQDSVAREVADRERTLGEQEQRLEALRRYAEEYAAAPAATSISPALLVNRLAFRERLNAAVVQQAGIVDHNRQLSDVERARLMLASRETKVLEQLADSYRAQESRVAEQRVQREMDDLGGRRARVAALADEGSKP; from the coding sequence ATGCGTTCGCAACGGCTCGATCCGCTGCTCAGGATCATGCAGCAGCGCCAGGACTCGGTGGCCCGCGAGGTCGCCGACCGCGAGCGCACGCTCGGCGAACAGGAGCAGCGCCTGGAAGCGCTGCGCCGCTACGCCGAGGAATACGCCGCGGCACCCGCCGCGACCTCGATCTCGCCGGCGCTGCTGGTCAACCGGCTGGCGTTCCGGGAACGGCTGAACGCGGCCGTCGTGCAGCAGGCCGGGATCGTCGACCACAACCGCCAGCTCAGCGACGTGGAGCGTGCGCGGCTGATGCTCGCCAGCCGCGAGACCAAGGTGCTGGAGCAACTGGCCGACAGCTATCGCGCGCAGGAATCCAGGGTCGCCGAACAGCGCGTCCAGCGCGAGATGGACGACCTCGGCGGTCGCCGTGCGCGCGTCGCCGCGCTGGCCGACGAAGGATCCAAGCCATGA
- a CDS encoding flagellar hook-length control protein FliK translates to MSGAGVPSLAAAAGAPPVPRGGARIDAGTQADPRPQASARPPVRGERGSGADRNSGAGEPAADAGRPARPFADMLVANPPAGPAATPSGAADPAGSEEADEPSPGDLLALLDGHWFGARMPTPAANAAAAPAIAQAGGGPPGLPAGAAAALAIALAPAAPGGPADAAPPSAGAPTGSVAGTAAGAAGFPAVTAAADPGTATAAGGFVAALAVATAEAPAARETGAAAEAGIAIELPDTGLSGPAPLAATRSSPGPAPLPLPLPMPADPATGFDDGFGTRIAWMAEQRVGHAEIRLNPEHVGPIDVRVQLDGDQVRAEFHSAHAEVRQAIEASLPRLRELLGQHGLQLGQADVGQRQAGQEGGASRSGTAARAGGDALSGDDAPAPAQAHVRLRGLLDEYA, encoded by the coding sequence ATGAGCGGCGCCGGCGTCCCTTCGCTGGCCGCGGCCGCCGGCGCGCCGCCGGTGCCGCGCGGCGGCGCGCGCATCGACGCCGGAACACAGGCCGATCCCCGCCCGCAGGCGTCTGCGCGTCCGCCGGTCCGCGGCGAGCGCGGCAGCGGCGCGGATCGCAACTCCGGAGCCGGCGAACCGGCGGCCGACGCGGGCCGTCCGGCACGGCCGTTCGCGGACATGCTGGTCGCCAATCCGCCGGCGGGACCGGCGGCGACGCCTTCGGGCGCGGCCGATCCTGCCGGATCCGAGGAGGCGGACGAGCCCTCGCCCGGAGACCTGCTCGCCCTGCTCGACGGGCACTGGTTCGGCGCGCGCATGCCGACGCCTGCGGCCAACGCCGCAGCGGCACCCGCGATCGCGCAGGCTGGCGGCGGGCCACCGGGCCTGCCCGCGGGTGCTGCGGCCGCGCTTGCGATCGCGCTCGCTCCCGCCGCGCCCGGGGGTCCGGCTGACGCCGCACCGCCTTCGGCCGGAGCGCCGACCGGCAGCGTGGCGGGAACGGCCGCAGGCGCTGCCGGCTTCCCGGCCGTCACGGCAGCGGCGGATCCGGGCACCGCTACGGCGGCGGGTGGCTTCGTCGCCGCCCTGGCGGTCGCCACGGCGGAAGCGCCCGCGGCACGCGAGACGGGCGCCGCGGCAGAAGCCGGCATCGCCATCGAACTCCCCGACACCGGCCTTTCCGGACCGGCACCGCTGGCCGCGACCCGGTCGTCGCCGGGCCCGGCGCCGTTGCCGCTGCCGCTTCCGATGCCCGCCGATCCGGCCACCGGTTTCGACGACGGCTTCGGCACGCGCATCGCGTGGATGGCCGAGCAGCGGGTCGGCCATGCCGAGATCCGCCTCAACCCCGAACACGTGGGGCCGATCGACGTGCGCGTGCAGCTGGACGGCGACCAGGTGCGGGCCGAGTTCCACAGCGCCCACGCCGAAGTGCGGCAGGCGATCGAGGCCAGCCTGCCGCGCCTGCGCGAGCTGCTGGGCCAGCATGGGCTGCAACTGGGCCAGGCCGACGTGGGCCAGCGCCAGGCGGGCCAGGAGGGCGGCGCGTCGCGCAGCGGTACCGCGGCACGCGCGGGCGGCGACGCGCTGTCCGGCGACGACGCACCGGCGCCGGCACAGGCGCACGTGCGCCTGCGCGGCCTGCTCGACGAGTACGCCTGA
- a CDS encoding flagellar basal body-associated FliL family protein: MPAPATATQSAVPAKPKRRLWPLLLILVVVLAGAGGGGWWWWQGKQHAQAEAAPAKPARLPAQYVALEPSFVVNLADTDAVRYLQADVQLVTRDQATLDALGAHLPSIRNRLLLLFGQQQARQLAQRSGKERLQQAARDEVRALLKAEGAADEIEAVIFTSLVTQ, from the coding sequence GTGCCAGCCCCCGCCACCGCCACCCAGTCCGCCGTCCCCGCCAAGCCCAAGCGCCGGCTCTGGCCCCTGCTGCTGATCCTCGTCGTGGTGCTCGCCGGCGCCGGCGGTGGCGGCTGGTGGTGGTGGCAGGGCAAGCAGCACGCGCAGGCCGAGGCCGCGCCGGCCAAGCCCGCCCGCCTGCCGGCGCAGTACGTCGCGCTGGAGCCGTCGTTCGTGGTCAACCTCGCCGATACCGATGCGGTGCGCTACCTGCAGGCCGACGTGCAGCTGGTGACCCGTGACCAGGCCACGCTCGACGCCCTCGGCGCGCACCTGCCCTCGATCCGCAACCGCCTGCTGCTGCTGTTCGGGCAACAGCAGGCGCGCCAGCTGGCGCAACGTTCGGGCAAGGAACGCCTGCAGCAGGCCGCGCGCGACGAAGTGCGCGCCCTGCTCAAGGCCGAGGGCGCGGCCGACGAGATCGAAGCCGTGATCTTCACCAGCCTGGTCACCCAGTAA
- the fliM gene encoding flagellar motor switch protein FliM, translating to MSADLLSQDEIDALLHGVDSGVVETEPPPAPGEARSYDFASQDRIVRGKLPTLEMINERFARTLRIGLFNLLRRSADLSVRGIDLVRFGEYMHSLQVPTNLNLVKMKPLRGTAIVTFEPRLVFTVVDNFFGGNGKFHTRIEGREFTPTEMRVIQLLLKQTFADLVDAWAPVMPVEFEYLNSEVNPHFANIISPREYIVVSRFNVELEGGGGELHVSIPYAMLEPIREQLDAGVQSDRIEKDEGWTRAMRTQLQDAQVELSSAIAHRQISLRELSRLRVGDVIPIELARSVQLQVEQMPLFTGEFGIHNGKNAIKVTQVHAARTVPTLDSLGKTP from the coding sequence ATGAGCGCCGACCTGCTGTCCCAGGACGAGATCGACGCCCTGCTGCACGGCGTCGACAGCGGCGTGGTCGAGACCGAGCCGCCGCCCGCCCCGGGCGAGGCGCGCAGCTACGACTTCGCCAGCCAGGACCGCATCGTCCGCGGCAAGCTGCCGACGCTGGAGATGATCAACGAGCGCTTCGCGCGCACGCTGCGCATCGGCCTGTTCAACCTGCTGCGGCGCTCGGCCGACCTGTCGGTGCGCGGCATCGACCTGGTGCGCTTCGGCGAGTACATGCACTCGCTGCAGGTGCCGACCAACCTCAACCTGGTGAAGATGAAGCCGCTGCGCGGCACCGCCATCGTCACCTTCGAGCCGCGGCTGGTGTTCACCGTGGTCGACAACTTCTTCGGCGGCAACGGCAAGTTCCACACCCGCATCGAGGGCCGCGAGTTCACGCCCACCGAGATGCGCGTGATCCAGCTGCTGCTCAAGCAGACCTTCGCCGACCTGGTCGACGCCTGGGCGCCGGTGATGCCCGTGGAGTTCGAGTACCTCAACTCCGAGGTCAACCCGCACTTCGCCAACATCATCAGCCCGCGCGAGTACATCGTGGTCAGCCGCTTCAACGTCGAGCTCGAGGGCGGCGGCGGCGAGCTGCACGTGTCGATCCCGTACGCGATGCTCGAGCCGATCCGCGAACAGCTCGACGCCGGCGTCCAGAGCGACCGCATCGAGAAGGACGAAGGCTGGACCCGCGCGATGCGCACCCAGCTGCAGGACGCGCAGGTCGAACTGAGTTCGGCCATCGCCCATCGCCAGATCAGCCTGCGCGAACTGTCGCGGCTGCGGGTGGGCGACGTGATCCCGATCGAGCTGGCACGCAGCGTGCAGCTGCAGGTCGAACAGATGCCGCTGTTCACCGGCGAGTTCGGCATCCACAACGGCAAGAACGCCATCAAGGTCACGCAGGTGCACGCCGCGCGGACCGTTCCCACCCTCGACTCCCTGGGCAAGACGCCATGA
- the fliN gene encoding flagellar motor switch protein FliN, producing the protein MTSNDAALAAFDPLTAEAGPGLGADLNLDVILDVPVSLSLEVGRTRIPIRNLLQLNQGSVVELERGAGEPLDVYVNGTLIAQGEVVVVNDRFGVRLTDVVSPAERIKRLR; encoded by the coding sequence ATGACCAGCAACGACGCGGCCCTGGCCGCATTCGATCCGCTCACCGCCGAAGCCGGCCCCGGCCTCGGCGCCGACCTCAACCTGGACGTGATCCTCGACGTGCCGGTGTCGCTGTCGCTCGAGGTCGGACGCACCCGCATCCCGATCCGCAACCTGCTGCAGCTCAACCAGGGCTCGGTGGTCGAACTCGAGCGCGGCGCCGGCGAACCGCTGGACGTGTACGTCAACGGCACCCTGATCGCGCAGGGCGAAGTGGTGGTCGTGAACGACCGCTTCGGCGTGCGCCTGACCGACGTGGTCAGCCCGGCCGAACGGATCAAGCGACTGCGATGA
- the fliO gene encoding flagellar biosynthetic protein FliO translates to MPATTTAQAGVPVTTPQSPANAGTLGGAVFALVLVVGLILLLSKLAKRMPGLGGASANPALRIVGSLALGPRDRLVVVEVGDTQLLLGVGAGGTRTLHTLDQPLPAVAAKSAPAPFAQLLAQHFGKKP, encoded by the coding sequence ATCCCCGCGACGACCACCGCGCAGGCCGGCGTGCCGGTCACCACGCCGCAGTCGCCGGCCAACGCCGGCACCCTCGGTGGCGCGGTGTTCGCGCTGGTGCTGGTGGTCGGGCTGATCCTGCTGCTGTCGAAGCTGGCCAAACGCATGCCGGGGCTCGGCGGCGCCAGCGCCAACCCGGCGCTGCGCATCGTCGGTTCGCTCGCGCTCGGACCGCGCGACCGCCTGGTGGTGGTCGAGGTCGGCGACACCCAGCTGCTGCTCGGCGTCGGCGCCGGCGGCACCCGCACCCTGCACACCCTCGACCAGCCGCTGCCCGCGGTCGCCGCGAAATCCGCGCCGGCACCGTTCGCGCAGCTGCTCGCCCAGCATTTCGGAAAGAAGCCATGA
- the fliP gene encoding flagellar type III secretion system pore protein FliP (The bacterial flagellar biogenesis protein FliP forms a type III secretion system (T3SS)-type pore required for flagellar assembly.), protein MIRLSALFRAVSARAAFPGWLLAACLVLAAALVPATAAAQAAPSGAAPVAAPAAPAQPLPSVDVGNIGGQPVSMPLQVLALMTGITLLPAALLGLTAFTRIIIVLGLLRQALGTGQTPSNQVLLALALFLTAMVMMPVFDQAWANGIAPYLDDSMDFRAAWAATSEPFRGFMLAQVRETDLMTFAGLSQTGPYATPQDVPFGVLAASFLTSELKTAFEIAFLIFIPFVIIDLVVASVLMSMGMMMLSPMLISAPFKILLFVLVDGWVLVVGSLAASFNPV, encoded by the coding sequence ATGATCCGCCTGTCCGCCCTGTTCCGGGCCGTGTCCGCCCGCGCCGCGTTCCCGGGCTGGCTGCTGGCCGCCTGCCTGGTGCTGGCGGCAGCGCTGGTCCCAGCCACCGCCGCGGCGCAGGCCGCGCCCTCCGGCGCCGCACCGGTGGCCGCGCCCGCCGCGCCGGCGCAGCCGCTGCCCTCGGTCGACGTCGGCAACATCGGCGGCCAGCCGGTGAGCATGCCACTGCAGGTGCTGGCGCTGATGACCGGCATCACCCTGCTGCCGGCGGCGCTGCTCGGGCTGACCGCCTTCACCCGCATCATCATCGTGCTGGGCCTGCTGCGGCAGGCGCTGGGCACCGGTCAGACCCCGAGCAACCAGGTGCTGCTGGCGCTGGCGCTGTTCCTCACCGCGATGGTGATGATGCCGGTGTTCGACCAGGCCTGGGCCAACGGCATCGCGCCCTACCTCGACGATTCGATGGACTTCCGCGCCGCCTGGGCCGCGACCTCCGAGCCGTTCCGCGGCTTCATGCTGGCGCAGGTGCGCGAGACCGACCTGATGACCTTCGCCGGCCTGTCGCAGACCGGCCCGTACGCGACGCCGCAGGACGTGCCCTTCGGCGTGCTCGCCGCCTCGTTCCTGACCAGCGAGCTCAAGACCGCGTTCGAGATCGCGTTCCTGATCTTCATCCCGTTCGTGATCATCGACCTGGTGGTGGCGAGCGTGCTGATGTCGATGGGCATGATGATGCTCTCGCCGATGCTGATCTCGGCGCCGTTCAAGATCCTGCTGTTCGTGCTGGTCGACGGCTGGGTGCTCGTCGTCGGCTCGCTCGCCGCCAGCTTCAACCCGGTCTGA
- a CDS encoding flagellar biosynthetic protein FliQ has protein sequence MTPETALGEISRGLQMALVLGGPPLVAVLVVGVVVGVIQAATQINEPTIPFVVKVVGLVAVLAATGHFLLGRMVAFTTDLFHRIPHLIG, from the coding sequence ATGACCCCCGAAACCGCATTGGGCGAGATTTCCCGCGGCCTGCAGATGGCGCTCGTGCTCGGTGGCCCGCCGCTGGTCGCGGTGCTGGTGGTCGGCGTGGTCGTCGGCGTGATCCAGGCCGCCACCCAGATCAACGAGCCGACCATCCCGTTCGTGGTCAAGGTGGTGGGACTGGTCGCGGTGCTCGCCGCCACCGGGCACTTCCTGCTCGGGCGCATGGTCGCGTTCACCACCGACCTGTTCCACCGCATCCCGCACCTGATCGGTTGA
- the fliR gene encoding flagellar biosynthetic protein FliR, with protein sequence METVSLASMAGVDLFGMLATVLWYALRIGAALQVLPVIGGRGIPARARLITTLALSAALSTVLPPPPPMGVDAATALGVLREFTVGVAIGLMLRLAFEAGQLAGEFVSQGMGLSFATMADPLSGASSPVLSQWFYLAFALLFFTVDGHLALVGLLADSYGGLPIGAALPDVQALLSAVPAFFGACLRAGALLALPVMMALLAVNIAFGVLARAASQLNPMAIGLPVSLLVGLLLLMLLMRELESPVRQLFEDAFAAARALTG encoded by the coding sequence GTGGAAACCGTCTCGCTCGCGTCGATGGCCGGGGTCGACCTGTTCGGCATGCTCGCCACCGTGCTCTGGTACGCGCTGCGCATCGGCGCCGCGCTGCAGGTGCTGCCGGTGATCGGCGGCCGCGGCATCCCGGCGCGGGCGCGGCTGATCACCACGCTGGCGCTCTCGGCGGCGTTGTCGACGGTACTGCCGCCGCCACCGCCGATGGGGGTGGACGCGGCCACCGCGCTCGGCGTGCTGCGCGAGTTCACCGTGGGCGTGGCGATCGGCCTGATGCTGCGGCTGGCGTTCGAGGCCGGGCAGCTGGCGGGCGAATTCGTCAGCCAGGGCATGGGCCTGTCGTTCGCGACCATGGCCGATCCGCTCAGCGGCGCCTCGTCGCCGGTACTGTCGCAGTGGTTCTACCTGGCGTTCGCGCTGCTGTTCTTCACCGTCGACGGCCACCTGGCCCTGGTCGGCCTGCTGGCCGACAGCTACGGCGGGCTGCCGATCGGCGCCGCGCTGCCGGACGTGCAGGCGCTGCTGTCGGCGGTGCCGGCGTTCTTCGGTGCCTGCCTGCGCGCCGGCGCGCTGCTGGCGCTGCCGGTGATGATGGCGCTGCTGGCGGTCAACATCGCCTTCGGCGTGCTCGCCCGCGCCGCCTCGCAGCTCAACCCGATGGCGATCGGCCTGCCGGTATCGCTGCTGGTCGGCCTGCTGCTGCTGATGCTGCTGATGCGCGAGCTGGAATCGCCGGTGCGGCAGCTGTTCGAAGACGCATTCGCCGCCGCGCGCGCACTCACGGGCTGA
- the flhB gene encoding flagellar biosynthesis protein FlhB has protein sequence MSEETQKEDRTEQPTEKRLRDAREKGQVPRSRELANVAVLGCAVLALKATSGSIGAASRDWMRGALTIDPALLDAPDRLLPHAASLFAGLVLPLLPLVFAALLACALAPLAMGGIRFAGKSLQPDFSRLSPMKGLARLYGAESLAELLRSLLRVGLIGGVGAWVVWRAFSTLLSMPQASLEAAVAGGVDLALTALLAMVGSLALLAAIDVPWQHHQHRSKLKMTKQELRDEAKEAEGNPELKARVRQVQRQMSQRRMMEAVPGADVVVMNPTHYAVAMKYQPGMRAPTVVAKGVDEMALAIRALAQKHRIAIVEAPPLARALYRQSQVDQEIPVKLYAAVAQVLSYVYQLRAWVPGRGPMPAMAEVDVGADGAPDPVDAASVDGDGSPAR, from the coding sequence ATGAGCGAGGAAACCCAGAAGGAGGACCGCACCGAACAGCCGACCGAGAAACGGCTGCGCGATGCGCGCGAGAAGGGCCAGGTGCCGCGTTCGCGCGAACTGGCCAACGTCGCCGTGCTCGGCTGCGCGGTGCTGGCGCTGAAGGCGACCAGCGGCAGCATCGGCGCCGCCTCGCGCGACTGGATGCGCGGCGCGCTGACCATCGACCCGGCCCTGCTCGACGCCCCCGACCGGCTGCTGCCGCACGCGGCGTCGCTGTTCGCCGGGCTGGTGTTGCCGCTGCTGCCGCTGGTGTTCGCCGCGCTGCTGGCCTGCGCGCTGGCGCCGTTGGCGATGGGCGGCATCCGCTTCGCCGGCAAGTCGCTGCAGCCGGACTTCTCGCGGCTGAGCCCGATGAAGGGCCTGGCGCGCCTGTACGGCGCCGAGAGCCTGGCCGAACTGCTGCGCTCGCTGCTGCGCGTGGGGCTGATCGGCGGGGTCGGGGCGTGGGTGGTGTGGCGGGCGTTCTCGACCCTGCTGTCGATGCCGCAGGCCTCGCTCGAGGCCGCGGTGGCCGGCGGCGTGGACCTCGCGCTGACCGCGCTGCTGGCGATGGTCGGCTCGCTGGCGCTGCTGGCGGCGATCGACGTGCCCTGGCAGCACCACCAGCACCGCAGCAAGCTGAAGATGACCAAGCAGGAACTGCGCGACGAGGCCAAGGAGGCCGAGGGCAACCCCGAGCTCAAGGCGCGGGTGCGCCAGGTGCAGCGGCAGATGTCGCAGCGGCGGATGATGGAGGCGGTGCCCGGCGCCGACGTGGTGGTGATGAACCCGACCCACTACGCGGTGGCGATGAAGTACCAGCCCGGCATGCGCGCGCCGACCGTGGTGGCCAAGGGCGTCGACGAGATGGCGCTGGCGATCCGCGCGCTGGCGCAGAAGCACCGGATCGCGATCGTCGAGGCGCCGCCGCTGGCACGCGCCTTGTATAGGCAGTCGCAGGTCGACCAGGAAATCCCGGTGAAACTGTACGCCGCCGTCGCGCAGGTGCTGTCCTACGTGTACCAGCTTCGCGCCTGGGTGCCGGGACGCGGGCCGATGCCGGCGATGGCCGAGGTCGACGTCGGCGCCGACGGCGCGCCCGACCCGGTCGATGCCGCTTCCGTCGACGGCGACGGAAGCCCGGCGCGATGA
- the flhA gene encoding flagellar biosynthesis protein FlhA — translation MSAASPGRGAGILASLRSGAAAPIVVIALLAMVIVPLAPIVLDALFTINIALSLVVMLAVVYVRRPLEFSIFPSVLLMVTLLRLALNVASTRVVLLHGHQGEAAAGHVIESFGQFVIGGSYAVGIVVFAILTIVNFVVVTKGAGRISEVSARFILDALPGKQMAIDADLNAGLLSREDAKARRQEVREEADFYGSMDGASKFVRGDAIAGILILAINLVGGILIGMLSHEMSFGDAAQTYTMLAIGDGLVAQLPALLIAVATAMLVTRSTGEQEMGETVSKQVFGHQRALTVSAVLMGLIGIVPGMPNVPFLLLSGILGWAAWKLRKGAADAAAPEAGTAGADAPAAPAAELSWDEIRPVEPLALEVGYRLIALVDQAQGGQLLARLKGVRRKLTQDLGFLIPAVHVRDNLELAPGQYRLLVHGVPVATGELVPDRELALDPGRVFGPLDGIPGKDPAFGLDAVWIVPSQRAHAESLGYTVVDAATVAATHLSHVVRERAADLLGHDEVQQLLTALGRSVPKLVEDLVPKLLPLSVVVKVLQSLLADRVPVRQMRQIVETLLEHGAQTQDPAALTAAVRIALGRFIVQELNGMAPELPVYTLAPALERVLQDSATGQGAALEPGLAERLHQNLGDCVTRQESRGEPAVLLVPGSVRASVARLVRHSVPSLAVLAYAEVPEDKRLRLVGAVG, via the coding sequence ATGAGCGCCGCCAGCCCCGGCCGCGGCGCCGGGATCCTCGCCAGCCTGCGCAGCGGCGCCGCGGCGCCGATCGTGGTGATCGCGCTGCTGGCGATGGTGATCGTGCCGCTGGCGCCGATCGTGCTCGACGCCCTGTTCACCATCAACATCGCGCTGTCGCTGGTGGTGATGCTGGCGGTGGTGTACGTGCGCCGGCCGCTGGAATTCTCGATCTTCCCCAGCGTGCTGCTGATGGTCACGCTGCTGCGGCTGGCGCTCAACGTCGCCTCCACCCGCGTGGTGCTGCTGCACGGCCACCAGGGCGAGGCCGCCGCCGGCCATGTCATCGAATCGTTCGGGCAGTTCGTGATCGGCGGCAGCTACGCGGTCGGCATCGTGGTGTTCGCGATCCTGACCATCGTCAACTTCGTGGTGGTCACCAAGGGCGCCGGGCGCATCTCCGAGGTCTCGGCGCGCTTCATCCTCGACGCCCTGCCCGGCAAGCAGATGGCGATCGACGCCGACCTCAACGCCGGCCTGCTCAGCCGCGAGGACGCCAAGGCCCGGCGCCAGGAAGTGCGCGAGGAAGCCGACTTCTACGGCTCGATGGACGGCGCCAGCAAGTTCGTCCGCGGCGACGCCATCGCCGGCATCCTGATCCTGGCGATCAACCTGGTGGGCGGCATCCTGATCGGGATGCTGTCGCACGAGATGAGCTTCGGCGACGCCGCCCAGACCTACACCATGCTCGCGATCGGCGACGGCCTGGTGGCGCAGCTGCCGGCGCTGCTGATCGCGGTCGCCACCGCGATGCTGGTCACGCGCTCGACCGGCGAGCAGGAGATGGGCGAGACGGTGTCGAAGCAGGTCTTCGGCCACCAGCGCGCGCTGACCGTGTCCGCGGTGCTGATGGGCCTGATCGGCATCGTGCCGGGCATGCCGAACGTGCCGTTCCTGCTGCTGTCGGGCATCCTGGGCTGGGCGGCGTGGAAGCTGCGCAAGGGCGCGGCGGACGCGGCGGCCCCCGAGGCCGGAACGGCGGGCGCCGACGCCCCCGCGGCGCCGGCGGCCGAGCTCAGCTGGGACGAGATCCGCCCGGTGGAACCGCTGGCGCTGGAGGTCGGCTACCGCCTGATCGCGCTGGTCGACCAGGCCCAGGGCGGACAGCTGCTGGCGCGGCTCAAGGGCGTGCGCCGCAAGCTCACCCAGGACCTGGGCTTCCTGATCCCGGCGGTGCACGTGCGCGACAACCTCGAACTCGCGCCGGGACAATACCGGCTGCTGGTGCACGGGGTGCCGGTCGCCACCGGCGAGCTGGTGCCCGATCGCGAACTCGCGCTCGATCCGGGCCGGGTGTTCGGCCCGCTCGACGGCATCCCGGGCAAGGATCCCGCCTTCGGCCTGGACGCGGTCTGGATCGTGCCGAGCCAGCGCGCGCATGCCGAATCGCTGGGCTACACCGTGGTCGACGCGGCCACGGTCGCGGCCACCCACCTCTCGCACGTGGTGCGCGAACGGGCGGCCGACCTGCTCGGCCACGACGAGGTGCAGCAGTTGCTGACCGCGCTCGGCCGCAGCGTGCCCAAGCTGGTCGAGGACCTGGTGCCGAAGCTGCTGCCGCTGTCGGTGGTGGTCAAGGTGCTGCAGTCGCTGCTGGCCGACCGGGTGCCGGTGCGGCAGATGCGCCAGATCGTGGAAACCCTGCTCGAGCATGGCGCCCAAACCCAGGATCCGGCCGCGCTCACGGCGGCGGTGCGCATCGCGCTGGGCCGCTTCATCGTGCAGGAACTCAACGGGATGGCGCCGGAGCTGCCGGTCTACACCCTGGCGCCGGCGCTCGAACGCGTGCTGCAGGACTCGGCCACCGGCCAGGGCGCCGCACTGGAACCGGGACTGGCCGAGCGCCTGCACCAGAACCTCGGCGACTGCGTCACCCGCCAGGAGAGCCGCGGCGAGCCCGCGGTGCTGCTGGTGCCCGGCAGCGTGCGCGCCTCGGTCGCGCGCCTGGTCCGCCACAGCGTGCCGTCGCTCGCGGTCCTGGCCTATGCCGAGGTGCCGGAAGACAAGCGCCTGCGCCTGGTGGGCGCCGTAGGCTGA